From the genome of Fusarium fujikuroi IMI 58289 draft genome, chromosome FFUJ_chr06:
ACCTCATCAGGCGCGATCAGCTCCTGTAGTGTCCATCCACGCGTGAACCAACGACTCTGCTTCAGGCCGGACGTCAAACCGATGCCCACGGCGTGTAGAAAGACATCTGTGAGGTAGACGTAGCATATATCCGCGTTGTTGTACCAGCGAAACATAGAATTGATGGCTTCTGAGAGCTCAGCGCTGCTGGACTTGTCGATGCAGCAAGTATCGATCCAGAGATGGTTGAGCCCGCGGCTGAGAGCCTTTTCGCAGGACTGCACTATCTTGCGGTAGCCAGCACCATTCTTTTTCCGAATGTCTTCCATGCGCGTGGGATCCTGTATGTCACCGAAAAGGACCTCATCTGTACCCCACGTATGAGACAGGATGGCGTATTTTTCGGACCCCTCTTCTAAGCTCTCGAGCTGTAGCGTCTTGGTATTGAGAAATCTCATAATGGTTTGCGAATCAGAAAGTGAGACaggaaaataaaaataggACGGACAGGTGAGATTGGTAGGCAAacaaacatcaagatcgtcaagCCATAAAGAGGTGATAATTGTGGTGGAGCACTTTCATGCTCTACTGCCTCTCCAGCCTGTGTCCgtgtctgtgtctgtgtcAGTGTCCGTCCGTACTAATAAGGGTCGTTTCAGTTCAGCCTCCTGCTGCTCTGTTGGCTGCTGGTCCAGGCGAGAcgcgagagaagagaaggcctAGTCTAGGCCCAGTTCAGGGCCATACGAGGCGAAGCTCAAGCGAGTCACAGGCTTAAATTCCCTAGGGTTGCGGGTTGAGAGACCAATGAAATGTGTCAGAATCCCTGTGGCGAATCTCGTATGAATAAGATACAGTAGTAAGCTGCCGTTGGTTCTGCTCTGCTTCTGTTCATTCATCCGAGGCATAATGAGAGGTTGGGCAGATGCAAAAAACGGTCAGATATTTCAAGTCAACTCGAGAACGCCAGCGCTGGTTCAAAAGAGTGCAAGCTTAAATCCTATAAATGCATGCGTCGAGTCAGTCGTAATTGGGCGTTAGGATGGAATAAAGACAGACGTGCATGGATAGATATGACACGTGATGTCACCTTTAACTCAGTGAAACCCCATGGCTTCTTGCAATTCTTCACAGCTGGCTGTGTGTAGACCAAATTGTGATTTTGAACTCATAATCTGGATTGATTCTACTGATAAACTAAAGAGCGGTTTCTGCCCAAAATATCTTGAACCCTCTCAACTTCTGTTTCTGGTTCCGCTTCCGCTTTCAATCACCAGGTTTGCGCCAACTGTGTTTAACAAAGCCCGTTTCTAAGAATAAACTGCTAATCCTTGCGCCGCTTGAACCGAGCATAACAAATCATGAAGCCTCGTAGAGCATTTCCCATGCATGTGCCTCTCCATACCGATCCAGTTTCTCCAAGACGTGATTCTTCGCTTAATCAATTTTGGCGTTGGCCAAACTTCGGGCCGCTGGGTTGCTGAGATTGTTCACAGGCTTCACACCTCTGTATTTGCCCTGCTTTCGGAGACGCTTTCGTGCCACCATCACAGGGACCGAGCTCTTCGTAACCAGATAGTTGGAAAATGATCCCAGAATGACACTGTGTACTGTTAGCTGCTGTCATTGCATCGATAGTGGAAACGTCGCTTAATTTAACGTACCCCTTGAGTGCACTCCTGCCTCGACTTCCTATGACGACAAGAGTTGGGTTAACATGGTCGATGACCTCTGTGATCAAGTGCTTTGGGTTCTTGCAATGCAAGACTTCCACGATAACTCTGACCTGAAGAGTCGTCTTTCGCAGAAGACGGAGCACTTTGTCTGTGATCTCCTTGACTGCTCGGCGCCGCTCTTCTTCCGCCCTACCCCTTTCTCCTCGACTTGAAGGCGCGGGAGATGTGTTTGGGGTATTGTTCTTGGAGGAGTCTCCTCGAATAGAATTCCTCACGAAATCTGGAACAGCAGACATGGAGGGCGCAgcagatcttgagcttgctaCCGTGTTGATAGCAGCTGCCTGCTCTCTCATAGCCTTCGGATCATCAGGAACTGAGTTGTCGACTCCCCCGATGCCGGTCTCTTCGTCCACGCAGTAGATGCATAGTAAGGTATCACCGTCTCGCAGGACTGTTCCAATGGCCCATTCGAGGGCATGCGTCGATTCGTCACTGAGATCCGATGCAACCAGATATTTTCGCAGACGGTGGTGTTCCTCCTCGGCTTGCTGAACAATCTTGTTGTAATCGCCACGATAAATCATGCGGATAGCGCGGTGAGACTCAGGAGTAGAGATAATGCCTGACATCGAGCAGGAGAGCTTTTGAGCCCGCTTGATATCATCCATATCTGCCTCCTCATCTGAATCGTTTGCAGAAGCCACTGTTGACATCTGATCGTAAGCAGTCTTAGGATGCACACCGCCGCCTTTGTTTAACCGCGTGTTCTCGCCCAGAGGAGTGGTAATCTTTATTTCTGGCTCATCGAGTAGAGAACGGTACTTAGGTTGCTTCGCTGCAACTGTTGTCCCTGGTACCAAGTTAGCATCACCGACTTGAGGTGAGACGAGGGGAGGGGTAGCTTACGCTCTTCCTCTGCAGCAGCCAGAAGACTCATTGATTTTCGTCGCTCCTTATTCGGATCGTCTGCCGACCCACCAATTGCATCGGGGTTAAGTGACCTAGGAGCCTTCTTACGACCACGATCTTCGTCATCGGATGAGTAcgcctcgtcttcctcactTGAGCCAAGGTGCTCGCCATCAGGGCTCAGGTAGTCTTTGATCATCCTTCCACTCTTGGCATCCTCGCGGTTGCGCCTCGGCAGCTGAGACAAGCTACCACCTGCGTACGCTAGGTTGGCATCAGATAACCTTCGATATGCATTGCTGATATCCACAATTCggccatcatcaagcatGGCCTTACCTGGCGCCAATACTTGCGTTACAGGAGCTGGAGACCTGGACCTTGACCCCAGCCGATTGTGAGGAGATTTTGACTTCtgactgctgctgctaccgCCGAACCAGGAACGCCTGCCATCACCTTCTCCAGGGATTTGCAGGCCACTGAGATCGGCGTTGCGGAGTGCCTCGCTCAGAGCATTCGCAGATGGCTTCCTGCCACCCTGCGTGTTTCTCTTGGGAAGTTGTTGGCCGCTATTGCGCGTAATAATATCTGAAAATTGATACCCGGCGGTAGGGTCATTACGTGCTGCAGCAGCTCTAGGTCCAAAATCGACGGGGTTCGAGGCTGCATCAGAGAAGCTGCGAGTGTGCCCGACGCTACTGGGCGCGAGAGTTGCTTTGGTCATGACTGGAGAATTAGGAGTCGTACTGGTCCCGGAAGGCCTCGAGGGCCCAGCGAGGGGGGTGTCAGTATCCAACATGCTTCGGTATTTTGGCGGCGGGGGAGAACTGGTGTCCAGCATACTCCGCACAGTCTGCCTTGgtgagcttggtgttggctgATCGTCGACATCCAACATACTCCGAACGGGAGATCGAGGGGTGGCGTAGGGTGAAGCAGATCGCATGGCTCCGGGCATGGAGGGCTCAGGGCGAGGTCGATTCTCGAGCAAGGCGAGAACTTCCTTGCGCTCCATATCGAGCATAGCCTCGATGCTCATGGGTTGCTGGTTGTGCGACATGATGACGGCAGATTCGAATCGAGATGTTCGTATTCAAGCAATAGACAAGATTTGTAAGAAGGGTGAGATGCGACGAGAGCTCAACCACGCCGGTGTCGAGGATTGCGCCCACAAAGATGAACAGTCTGGTGTGGGTTCCGCAGGTAGATGTTAGAGATGCCTATGCAAGTGTGATACAAGGTGGCATTGCGCGTGGTCAAGAATGAATGCGTATATGTTCTATCGTCTCTCAAATTGGCTGGGTAAGAATCGGTGGTGATGTCGGTAAGCGTCAAGATAAATGATAGTGTTTGAACTCGGGGCGGTACGTCAGAGGCCACTCGGTGAAGCTGGTGAGCGCCCAATAGCAGCGTAATGTTCTCGGTTCGCAAGGTCGCAATACCAAAAAGAACGGCGGAGGCAGTTATACGGGGGTCAATGTAGTGGTAATTCTTGCTTCGTTGTGTGACGGGGATAATGAAGCTGAgtatgaagaggaagaggagaagagaagaggggagAGGAGAAAGGTTGACGTGCACTTGTACCGTAGCGGCAGCGGTAGTGGCAGTGGGATCTACCTTATGGAGGGTAGGTTCTGGGGAAGTAGTGGCGTGGAGTCTAGAGTTTAGAGGTGTTTGAGCCCAGAGCCCAGAGCCCAGAGCCCAGACCGAAGCGGCGCAGCAACCCCCAATTCGGGTCATAGAAGTGTGGAAGATCACACCGGGTTAGTGGGGTAGACGCAGCTACACCCAGGATGGAATAAGATGGATGAAAACAGTTGGGAAGGCTTATTATCAAGCTTAAATGCAGGAGGCTCAGAGAAAGAGGTAACGAAACGGCGTGATTTAACTCTTGATATGTCACCGCTCTTCACAACAAATCTTACCAAACATTGACGCTATCGCGGACTGTTTCTTCCCTCCGTACTTTTGCCCTGAAGTTGGGCACTAAAGATCCGACTAACATTTAAGGTCAGTGCCTGTGACGACCCTCATTATGGTAATGATGTGCGTAAGACGTCGGTTAAAGCATTTTAAAAAGTGGACGGCGTCACCACTACTGCGTGAGGTTAATCGATATGAACTCACCAACCGAAATTAAAGAAGCCCAAAGGGTAGGTATGcttggatgatgagaaagaaagaaagaaagaaagaaagaaagaaagaaagaaagaaagaaagaaagaaagaaagaaagaaagaaagagaaagccCAATGGggtctttgcttttgatgaCTCAACAGAGttttcaagctcaagctgacCTGCTCAACCCCAACTGAGGCCTCCCTTGACCAAACTATCGAGTGGTTGTGTCGTCATGTGAAAGCATCATCCTGCCACCTCTAAATCGAAGTTTTATCATTGGACAATGCTTTCTTACAGGCGTCGAATTCGATCTGGGGCTCTCCTCATATCATGCCCTGCGTAAAAAAATCTCCAGAGTTATGTTCATCAGCCCTGTTGATCCATAAATCCCCAACTCCGTCGTGTTCATGCACCTAAGTAACTATCAATCAATTTATCTTTGCTGGGTAACAAAATCAGTTTTCATAGAAGGACCGAATGTCTCCATATCTTGTTGAGCCTCGTCTACTACTCATAATTTAAGCGAGTTTTGTTTCGCTACGAATTGTGAATACTTGTCAAAGCATTCCGACTCTCTAAGCGATTCGGGTGCCGCTGCAGTCCGGATCCGGGGCCGGGCTCTCGGCAGCTACCGAGGTTTCTTCCGATATCTTCGGCTTCCGTTCCCACCATACGACGGCGCCAATGAGAGCATAAGCACAGCCCCAAACCATGCTTTGACTCATACAACGACGCTGAAACAGTCACAACTTTGCTACAGTACAATACTATTGAGCTTGGAGATTCCGGACAGTCTGTGGATTCCCCTGAATGGCAAGTTGAGCACTAGGTACAGTAACATTAAATGCGTCTTTTCATCAGTATCTTGATATAGTTACATATTTTGCACATCTACTATACATCCAGAGGACCAGGCGTTCCATTTGCACCTCGTCTAAATctacatcttcttcttgaccttgagcttATTGGATCCAACATTCGCTCGTGCCGCTGTACCCAGCTTATGCACCTGCTTTCGCTTTTCCCACACACCCGAACGCCCCTCAACCACTGCAACGATCTCCTCAGCAATCCTGTATGGGAACTGCTTACGTCCACTGCCCTTGGAaggcttcttgttgatcacGTCCAGAATCCACTTGAACGCTACTCGTCGTCTCTGCCTCACACCCAGGGGTACCGGAAGTTCAAGTGCacggccaccaccaccggcGCCGGCCACGTTGCGGATTTTGAGAAGAGGAGCTACCGAGTCCACGGCAACTGTGATGTACAGGATTGGGTTGAGAGGCAGATGTGAGGCCGGGGGGGTTCCGGGCAGTAGAGGGTATTTCGGGCTATAGATCGGAGGTGGTGCGGTTCGGAGGTAATTCATGACAATGGCCATATTCTGATTCATTGATTAGCCAATTGCCTCCATTTTCATTCCGTAGACGAAACTTACTCGTTGAGCAACACTGAGCTTACCATCCCTCATGAGGAGTCGGGTAATTTGCTCCAAGACAGGGTGGTAACGTTTCTTCAGATTGAACCCTTGCGGCCACGGCCTCTTGGGGAGGCCAAACTTGTGTCCTGGGTTTTGCATCTCTGTGCTGTCCGTAGTCTCCAACTCGGacttctctgctgctgcaacGAGAGCTTCAGCCTTCTCGGCCGAAGGAATAGTACCCTCTCGGTAAAGAACATCCTCCTGTGCCGGTGTCAGGCCACCCTCAGCACCTCCAACTGAGCTGGTTTGTGTACGGCCACCGAAAAATAATTGTTCGAGCGTTGCATCGTCGATAACTTCGGCACTGGACGTCGAAGAAGTCACCTATATCGCAGCTCATTAGCTGCGAGACACGGAAGCTTTTGAACCAAGTCCtacctcaacctctccattTTCTGCTGCCGACACTTCCTCCTTCGGTTCTGATCCAGCCTGGGAGTTCTGAGCCTCTTGAGAGTTATCAATTGCCTTCGGAGGATGATCGTTTCCTTGGCTCGAATACCATCTGTTGCGCGGAAGAGACTGGACGAATGGGGCTGATCGAGGGGCGACAGGTCTCGAACGAATTGCGAGAGCTCTGCATGCGCCCCAAATACTCGTTCTTGGAGACATGACTGAGCTCCGCGTTGCTAGCAACGTTCTTGGAGCAGGAATTATAACAGCCTCGTGGCTCTTGTGATCAATTGTTAGTCTAATTCGCGATGCAAAATTCCCAGAATGACGGATAAGCAATAATCCGAGCGTTGATGTATGCTTACATAACCACGTCTGAAGctcgatatcaacaacactCCAGGCAAGCGAGACAAGAGTTGGAGCATTGGAATTCATATTGACTCAATATTCTGGAGCGGGAATTATGTGTAGTCATGTATTGTGATTCTAAAGGTTGGAAGTGCTCGTGGCTGAACTTGAGCTCGACTCTTGCGAAACGAAGTCATCGAGCTGCTTGGATTGGACATGAAACCAGCTTCCAATGGTTATGGTAGCAAATGATAATCATCCTGGAGCCATTGCTGCTCTCCTCTTGTCAGGAATCAAATTATGCAGCTTACTTCAGCTACCCAACTGATACTAGGTGGGTGTTCATAACACAATTGACGTCGCACTGAACCTCACTCTTATGCTGTGAAATGCCGACGCCGGATCGATAGTAGAGTATAAACCAGTCGGCATGTATAAACTGCCGTTTCATGTGGCCTGCTCATGCTGTCCTACCTACGCTGTGACCGACCGTGGCTGTACCGAGGGTGGGGGTACACAACATTGGTTGAGTATGAACTTCCCCTTCAGGAGGGAACTGTATATGAGAAAACGACGTTGAGAGCTGTCGGAGCCTCGATGCGCTGACTGCATTGCATAGGAATGCTGCGAGATATGCTGATAGGCCCTGAAATGAACCCCTCTTCGACCTCACAGCAAGGAACTTGTTTGGGTATTCCTTGGAAATTTCATTACTGAACGTCCCAAATACTAAAGGATCGAATCAAACTGTATAGTTCTAAAAGTCTCCGTCTGCTGTTCTACGAGCTTTTGTGAACCTCTACATGAGGGCTCATTAGTAGAGACCCTCAGTGTAACCAACTCCGTCAAACACCAAACAAGAACTGTAATAACCGACATATCCTACCCTTTCCTCAAGTCATACATGAAAAAATCAGACTTTCGCCCTCCAATCCAACCCATAAAATACAACCCAAGACCTTGACCAAGGGGTCAATTGTTCCAGGTGCTGAGAGCATGGTGAACATAACCTTGCCCGTTTCGTAAGTTTTGCTACCAAACTCCAGGTGCTTGATTCGAAAAGAGGTAAGACCAAAAGGAAATCATAATAACACAAGAAAGATAACTCCTTCGTTCATAAATGGCCAGACCACCATTTCCGTAGATGTCAGTGATGCTTGTGTGGGTTAAGCATATGAAAAGGAGTGACCCCCACATCGTAAGTCTACCAACCCCATTGCTGGGTGGGAGAACTAGATTCAGATCCAGTCAACCACTTGACGGCACACTCGGCAGCATCTTCTCTGGCATTGTTGAGATTCTTGCCGTCATACCAGAAACGAGCTGCGAGAGTCTTGCCATGGACAGTTACTCTGCTGGACCAAGCAGTTCGGCCACCTATAAGAATGTGAGCTCAGGACCAAGTCATCTTTCATGACTAGCATACCTCGACGATCAGACACAATTTGAAAAACCGGGGGACGCAACTGAGCATCTCGGCAAACACCTGATCAGTAGTTAGAATGTGAAGTTTGTGTCAAGTGGAGGGTGGGGGTTTCCATACTGTCGAGCTGATCTTGCCAGGGGCCAGTAGGAGTGGCAGATTGAACCTCCATCGCGATTTTGGGCTTTTTATAACAGGCGGAGATTGGTGTAAGATAGTTGGCCGAAGAAACTGATTTTTCTGAGACCagagagttgaagttgaagaaggttgGTGTACCAGATCTGAATAACCAAAGATCTAATGAAGCCTACTCAAGAACGGATTCGAAGCTGAGACGACAGATGAGAACACCGagggaggagatgatgagctttATACGTTCAGATGAACCAAGCTGTACGTAGCCACCGTGTCAGAATACGGCGGGTGCGAGGTTTTTCAAGAACAGGGCGGCAACGGGTATCCTGTAAAGTTGCCCAACGCGTGATGTAGTTAAGAGGCCCGAAAGGTAAGACGAAGGCTAACAGACAGGTTGGGCCCAGGATTCCGGGACGATGATGTGGCAGGATAGGATTAGATGCCGTTCAATGGGAAGGGTGACTGAGGCGGCAATGCAGGCTTCAAGTAGACGAGAAAAAGCTTGTGTGAGGCTAAGTTGCAGATGATCAAGGATCAGAGGTTTGAGGAGACCGGAAGATATGGCATTGCAAAGCAAGTAAATTAGTTCAGTACAGTCACGGAGAATCaatggagaggaagagacaagagagtAGATTTCGGAcaagttataaataattgGTATGAAGGATGTGAGCCACTATGTGAGCTTGTGCTTTGACGAGGAGCTGGGAAGGATTGACAAGCGAAACCTCAAAAAAGAAAGACCTGAAGTTTCTGCtggcaagcaagcaagcaactAACTAACTAACTACCTACGAAGTAAGCGTGCGTACTATTCATCAATACGCACTACTAGACTATGACCCCGGAGCTTGGTAGATGGGGCTCCGAGTTGGGTTTGCTTTTTCTAGCCCCTTGGAGGAATTGGAAAGGGTGGGATCTGGTACATTGGGTCCGAGTTCACGATGGGTGTGTAAGAAGTCGTTTTGACCTCAGAATGGGCCGTGCCGGCTCCCGTCAGTCTAAGACGGatggcaacggcaacggctGGGGGAGCGGGTAGAAAGGCGAGGTGCTGAAAGTGTTGTACACATAGTGAATCCGTCAACTGAGGCCTGACGAGGCTGACCTGGAGAAGACAAGCAAAGACCTGTGAATAATGTGCGCTCAAGGATACGGGGACAACTGGAAATGTaggcaaaaaagaaaggaaaacaaGGGGGCGTGTGGTCTTGGTCATTTTCGAGGGCGTCGATAATAAGAGGCTCGTCTCGTGGCCGTGGAGCTTGTTCTGTTTGCTAGGCACAAATGTGCAAGGGGATAGTCAAGAAATGGGACCAAGATCACAGCGGGTATGTACGCGCGCATGCATCCTTGTGGTTAACTAAGCTAAGAGCTTGATTTGGAAAGGCTGAAGGTTACTGGCACGCTGGACCAGGGAGAAAAAAGCAAAGGGAAGTACACAGAGCAGATTACGTAGAGCGAAGCAAAACTGGCTGGATGGTGGACGCCCAACACCAAGGATAATAGTAATACATACACAATGGTTGaggagacaagaagaaaaaaacacCATGAGGTCGACCAGCCATGACGGAATAAACACGAAGCGGGAGACCACGTCCTGTGCTCAGCTTTGGAAACGCGAAAAGAGACGACTAGAGAGAATACTACCTACCAATCGAGTGCGACGCAGAGGATTCTCACTTctagtgatgatgatgtgcaGGATGAGGTGTCATGCTTGAGATGATGTCGCACACGAGCATCAAGTGCAGTTTTTCGTTTCGTCTGCAGGCACGCGACAGGACCGGGAGAGTGAGTACTATGTAACTATACGTGATCGTTGGGCGTCtgtttgaggaggagatttGCGCAAAGTTGATGAGAGAACAACCCCTGTTGGTATGGCATCCAGTTGAGATAACATCTTAACATGGCCACGTCAAGCGAAAGCTTCAGCCAGCATCTTGAGGCAGACGCCAGCTGAGGCAGGGcagcccagtccagcccagGGGATCAAGACAGGCGACCAATAGGCCTTGCTGGCTAAAAGCCGAAATCGTCAAGGATATAATTTGTCGATGCAAAGTACCACCACGAGATCTGTTCCAATATAACAGGCAAAGGGCAAAGAAAAGACTCGGAAAAGGCTGAGGGCCAAGGACAAAGAAGGACTCGTACGTGGCATCCGTGGCTTTGAACTTGGACTGTTTGTTGTACTCTCCTCCTTTATTGTGTCTCATCTCGTTTGTCTCTGACAGTTCGTAAAATTTGACGTCGccctttttgtttcttttttttcttttcgttgatggatggatgtgcTGTGGAGTTGCAAAGA
Proteins encoded in this window:
- a CDS encoding related to ribosomal protein S7 — its product is MSPRTSIWGACRALAIRSRPVAPRSAPFVQSLPRNRWYSSQGNDHPPKAIDNSQEAQNSQAGSEPKEEVSAAENGEVEVTSSTSSAEVIDDATLEQLFFGGRTQTSSVGGAEGGLTPAQEDVLYREGTIPSAEKAEALVAAAEKSELETTDSTEMQNPGHKFGLPKRPWPQGFNLKKRYHPVLEQITRLLMRDGKLSVAQRNMAIVMNYLRTAPPPIYSPKYPLLPGTPPASHLPLNPILYITVAVDSVAPLLKIRNVAGAGGGGRALELPVPLGVRQRRRVAFKWILDVINKKPSKGSGRKQFPYRIAEEIVAVVEGRSGVWEKRKQVHKLGTAARANVGSNKLKVKKKM